Proteins found in one Candidatus Bathyarchaeota archaeon genomic segment:
- a CDS encoding sulfite exporter TauE/SafE family protein, which yields MRRLRWAEGLALLCLAVSIPVTINAVFGEFDRFKAGDSAITPLLSVELLAMAVLAGFLGALMGLGGGIVMVPMLTSVFNLPIHEAVAISIVGVVATGISGGSAYLRQKMTNIRLAMFLETSTALGALTGALLALMIPGAFLYLIFSAFAFYVSISQIRSIRLEARKMRLDGFKKAAPDRLSKLLDLSGSYFDKNLGTDVGYVVRGSIHGWLVSFMAGMGSGLLGIGGGFIKVSAMNLFMNVPLKASIATSKFMISVTAATSAMVYFLYGAVRLSYAAPVAIGTTLGASLGAKVMNRLKVKWLKAVFASITCYLGYNMLRKGLMLSSGIYLP from the coding sequence TTGCGCCGTCTAAGATGGGCTGAGGGGTTAGCGCTCCTATGTCTAGCCGTGTCGATACCGGTCACCATAAACGCGGTTTTCGGAGAATTCGACAGGTTTAAAGCCGGTGATTCGGCGATCACTCCTCTTTTATCGGTCGAACTTCTCGCGATGGCTGTTTTAGCCGGTTTCTTAGGCGCTCTCATGGGTCTCGGAGGGGGGATAGTCATGGTGCCGATGTTGACCTCGGTGTTTAACCTACCGATCCACGAGGCGGTGGCGATAAGCATAGTGGGTGTCGTGGCAACAGGCATATCCGGGGGCTCCGCGTATCTAAGGCAGAAGATGACGAACATACGTTTAGCCATGTTCCTGGAGACCTCCACGGCGCTCGGTGCTTTAACCGGAGCTCTCCTAGCCCTCATGATACCTGGGGCCTTTCTATACCTGATATTCTCGGCTTTCGCGTTCTACGTAAGCATCTCCCAAATCCGGTCGATCAGGTTAGAAGCCAGAAAGATGCGTTTAGACGGGTTTAAAAAGGCGGCTCCGGATCGACTTTCTAAGCTTCTAGACCTCTCAGGAAGCTATTTCGACAAGAACTTGGGAACCGATGTAGGATACGTGGTCCGAGGCTCTATACACGGCTGGCTTGTATCTTTCATGGCGGGGATGGGCTCCGGCCTACTCGGTATAGGCGGTGGGTTCATAAAGGTCTCGGCTATGAACCTTTTCATGAACGTGCCTCTCAAGGCGTCGATAGCTACTAGCAAGTTTATGATAAGCGTAACGGCGGCGACGAGCGCGATGGTCTACTTCCTATACGGCGCCGTGAGGCTGAGCTACGCGGCTCCCGTGGCTATAGGTACTACCTTGGGAGCGTCTCTAGGAGCCAAGGTGATGAACAGGCTTAAAGTCAAATGGCTTAAGGCCGTATTCGCGTCGATAACCTGTTATCTAGGGTATAATATGCTTCGTAAGGGGCTGATGTTGAGCTCCGGTATATATCTGCCCTGA
- a CDS encoding calcium-translocating P-type ATPase, SERCA-type, which yields MEKHWHSLEIKEVYAKLGSSPRGLSSEEAEERLSKYGFNELREVRRISALQIFINQFKSLFVLILIFAAVVSALISISHGSEEFADAIVIAAIVIINAVVGFIQEYRSEKALEAMKRLTAPKARVLRDGEVQSIPARLVVPGDIVLLEEGDRIPADCRLIEASELRTDEAVLTGESTPVEKTTMVLDPETPLHDRRNMVFMGTHVVSGRGRGIVVATGMNTEFGKIAEQVQTIEFEEPPLKVKLDRFARRMAYLIAALCVAIFGLEVFRGDPLIESFMIAVALAVSAVPEGLPAITTITLALGAKEMARRNAIVRRLASVETLGSTTFICSDKTGTLTRGEMTVRRIYLGSRTVEVTGVGYEPKGEFLVDGKPYKVDGSLRLALTAGALCCNAELRRDGDRWNIYGDPTEAALLVAAAKAGLWRRKLESEMPRVREIPFSSERKRMTTVHKNPDGEFIAFMKGAPEIVVSLCSRRLVNGELKPLSDEDRRRILNVNDEMASSGLRVLALAYRELEDPSLKEVESDMVFIGLVGMIDPPRREAIEAYRMCEKAGIRVAMITGDHKLTAIAVAKEIGMWKPGSMALTGSDLDKMSEEELEEIVEKVTVYARVSPIHKTKIVQALKNRGHIVAMTGDGVNDAPALKMADIGVAMGITGTDVTKEAADMVLADDNFATIVEAVKMGRVIYDNIRKFIRFLLACNFDEIFVITAAALANLPVPLTPAMILWINLLTDGPPAVALGMDPPDGDVMARRPRDPKAGIFHGMLLFVAVSFILQSIGTLGSFLISYLIYGDLLNEARTLAFMQATYFELIVIWNCRSEHRCFLRFKPWTNKYLVISVLASIVINAVLPYIPLTRVLFHLEPLTLQDWGLVLGFASLGFLVLPEVFMRVEEFNR from the coding sequence ATGGAAAAACACTGGCATTCTCTAGAGATAAAGGAGGTTTACGCTAAACTAGGCTCAAGCCCTAGGGGGCTTAGCTCGGAGGAGGCTGAGGAGAGGCTCAGCAAGTATGGCTTCAACGAACTACGTGAGGTTAGACGCATCTCGGCGCTTCAGATATTCATAAACCAGTTTAAGTCGCTGTTCGTCCTCATACTCATATTCGCCGCCGTAGTATCGGCTCTCATATCGATAAGCCACGGGTCTGAGGAGTTCGCAGACGCGATCGTAATCGCGGCCATAGTCATCATAAACGCGGTCGTCGGCTTCATCCAAGAATACAGGTCTGAGAAGGCGCTAGAGGCTATGAAACGGCTCACGGCTCCCAAGGCTAGGGTGCTCAGAGACGGAGAGGTTCAGAGCATACCGGCGCGTCTCGTAGTACCCGGTGACATCGTCCTCTTAGAGGAAGGCGACCGTATCCCGGCAGACTGCAGGCTTATAGAGGCTTCTGAGCTCAGGACGGATGAGGCTGTCCTAACCGGGGAGTCTACGCCGGTCGAGAAGACCACGATGGTCTTAGACCCTGAAACCCCCCTACACGATAGGAGAAACATGGTCTTCATGGGGACCCACGTGGTGTCGGGTAGGGGAAGGGGGATAGTCGTCGCTACCGGTATGAACACCGAGTTCGGCAAGATAGCCGAGCAGGTTCAGACGATAGAGTTCGAGGAGCCTCCGTTGAAGGTTAAGCTCGACAGGTTTGCTCGTAGGATGGCGTACCTGATAGCGGCTTTGTGCGTCGCGATATTTGGGTTAGAGGTCTTCAGGGGAGACCCTCTCATAGAGAGCTTCATGATAGCCGTCGCCTTAGCCGTCTCAGCCGTGCCGGAGGGTCTTCCTGCGATAACCACGATAACGCTCGCCCTGGGGGCTAAGGAGATGGCTAGGAGAAACGCTATAGTCCGGCGGCTTGCGTCGGTCGAGACCCTCGGCTCGACGACGTTCATATGCTCAGATAAAACCGGGACGTTGACCAGGGGCGAGATGACCGTCAGACGCATATACCTGGGTTCTAGAACGGTCGAGGTCACCGGGGTCGGCTACGAGCCTAAGGGAGAGTTTCTGGTAGACGGTAAGCCCTACAAGGTGGATGGAAGCCTCAGGCTTGCCTTAACCGCTGGAGCTTTATGCTGCAACGCCGAGCTTAGGAGAGATGGAGATAGATGGAATATCTACGGAGACCCGACTGAGGCGGCGTTACTCGTGGCTGCGGCTAAGGCTGGGTTATGGAGGAGAAAACTCGAGTCGGAGATGCCGAGGGTCCGTGAGATACCGTTCAGCTCAGAGCGTAAACGTATGACGACGGTTCACAAGAACCCTGACGGAGAGTTTATAGCGTTCATGAAGGGAGCCCCGGAGATAGTCGTGTCGCTGTGTTCGAGGCGGCTAGTGAACGGTGAGCTGAAACCCCTGTCAGACGAGGATAGGCGGCGGATTCTGAACGTCAACGACGAGATGGCTTCCTCTGGGCTTAGAGTTTTGGCGCTGGCTTACAGAGAGCTTGAAGACCCCTCGTTGAAAGAGGTCGAAAGCGACATGGTGTTCATCGGTCTCGTGGGCATGATAGACCCGCCGCGGAGGGAGGCGATAGAGGCGTATAGGATGTGCGAGAAGGCGGGGATCAGAGTCGCTATGATAACGGGGGACCATAAGTTGACGGCTATAGCGGTCGCCAAGGAGATCGGGATGTGGAAGCCTGGGAGCATGGCGTTAACCGGAAGCGACCTCGACAAGATGAGCGAAGAGGAGCTTGAAGAAATAGTGGAAAAAGTCACGGTTTACGCCAGGGTCTCACCTATCCACAAGACCAAGATAGTCCAGGCCCTAAAGAATAGGGGTCATATAGTGGCTATGACCGGTGACGGTGTCAACGATGCGCCGGCTCTTAAGATGGCTGACATAGGGGTGGCGATGGGGATAACGGGTACAGATGTCACCAAGGAAGCCGCGGATATGGTCCTTGCAGACGACAACTTCGCCACGATAGTCGAAGCGGTCAAGATGGGACGTGTCATATATGATAATATAAGGAAGTTTATACGTTTTCTACTCGCATGCAACTTCGACGAGATATTCGTCATAACCGCAGCGGCGCTGGCGAACCTGCCGGTGCCCTTGACACCTGCCATGATACTATGGATAAACCTCTTGACCGACGGGCCGCCTGCCGTCGCCCTAGGTATGGACCCACCAGACGGAGACGTCATGGCTAGGAGGCCTAGAGACCCCAAGGCGGGCATATTCCACGGTATGCTTCTCTTCGTAGCGGTCTCGTTCATCCTGCAATCTATAGGGACGTTAGGCTCGTTTCTCATATCCTACTTGATCTACGGGGACCTGCTTAACGAAGCCAGGACCTTGGCCTTCATGCAGGCGACCTATTTTGAGCTTATCGTCATCTGGAACTGCCGCTCAGAGCATAGGTGCTTCCTGAGATTTAAGCCTTGGACTAACAAATACCTGGTCATATCGGTTCTCGCGAGCATAGTGATTAACGCGGTACTACCGTATATCCCGCTGACCCGGGTGCTATTCCACCTCGAGCCTCTGACTCTCCAGGACTGGGGTTTGGTCTTAGGCTTCGCGTCGCTAGGATTTCTAGTCCTCCCTGAAGTGTTCATGAGGGTCGAGGAGTTCAACCGGTAG
- a CDS encoding GNAT family N-acetyltransferase produces the protein MKDLRVRPLEKRDVSEVKDIYTLSGWSVTEGGVESWLLGGGYIKTYVAELDGRIVGKVGLDTAFPPYAEIINIVVHPDYQGKGVGSRLMEYCMQEAERRGFWTVYLMCDPLDVGVHRFYSRFGFKPAILGDREDPRESTWLFRFGRGSFIDRFLHDHPLSEFQVSEHRVDFRGRRLYRMRWMDPVTEDYLELFLEGQPGQPDHGTMPRVSGFKLRLGDMAAEALAKEKSCTISYDEPGGFIFEFENRSDDEATLTLKPLTAPGVDIKPRPPRRLKVEAHEKMTLEFSTRLSDFFRIPVIYLSFQTVVSSLIVSVNGLNGLVSAGWKFQP, from the coding sequence TTGAAGGATCTAAGGGTCCGTCCTCTCGAGAAACGCGACGTCTCAGAGGTTAAGGATATCTATACCCTCAGCGGCTGGTCTGTGACCGAAGGCGGTGTCGAAAGCTGGCTTCTAGGCGGGGGCTATATCAAAACCTATGTAGCCGAGCTGGACGGTAGGATCGTCGGTAAAGTAGGCTTAGACACTGCTTTCCCCCCATACGCCGAGATAATCAACATAGTCGTCCACCCAGATTACCAGGGTAAAGGGGTAGGCTCTAGGCTCATGGAATACTGTATGCAGGAGGCGGAGAGGAGGGGGTTCTGGACCGTTTACCTCATGTGCGACCCCCTAGACGTAGGGGTTCACAGGTTCTACAGCAGGTTCGGGTTCAAGCCGGCTATCCTAGGAGACAGGGAAGACCCTAGAGAGTCTACGTGGCTGTTCAGGTTCGGTAGGGGAAGCTTCATCGACAGGTTTCTACACGACCATCCGCTCTCAGAGTTTCAGGTCTCCGAACATAGGGTAGATTTCCGCGGTAGGAGGCTCTACCGTATGCGGTGGATGGACCCTGTTACAGAAGACTATCTAGAGCTTTTTCTAGAGGGGCAGCCTGGCCAGCCTGACCATGGGACGATGCCTAGGGTATCAGGCTTCAAGCTTAGGCTGGGCGACATGGCGGCCGAGGCCTTGGCGAAAGAGAAGAGCTGCACCATATCCTACGACGAGCCGGGTGGTTTCATCTTCGAGTTCGAGAACCGTTCAGACGACGAGGCTACGTTGACGCTTAAACCTTTGACCGCGCCGGGTGTGGATATAAAACCTAGACCACCGAGGAGATTGAAGGTGGAGGCTCACGAAAAGATGACCCTCGAGTTTTCTACACGCCTAAGCGACTTCTTCAGGATACCTGTAATCTATCTTTCGTTTCAGACCGTGGTGTCTTCGCTCATCGTATCTGTAAACGGCCTGAACGGGTTAGTCTCGGCCGGTTGGAAGTTCCAGCCCTGA